A window of the Bradyrhizobium diazoefficiens genome harbors these coding sequences:
- a CDS encoding carboxymuconolactone decarboxylase family protein: MDDQKRRDAGMNVRRKVLGNAWVDKSIANRNAFNTDFQDMITRYAWGEIWTRPHFDERTRRVLVIGTMVALGQWDEFRLHVRAALAEGGFTPDDIKEILLQQAIYCGVPAANHAVKEASAIVQELGLLKS; this comes from the coding sequence ATGGACGACCAGAAGCGCCGCGATGCCGGCATGAACGTGCGCCGGAAAGTGCTGGGCAATGCCTGGGTCGACAAGTCGATCGCCAACCGTAACGCCTTCAACACTGACTTCCAGGACATGATCACCCGCTACGCCTGGGGCGAGATTTGGACGCGGCCGCATTTCGACGAGCGTACGCGGCGGGTTCTGGTGATCGGCACCATGGTCGCGCTCGGGCAATGGGACGAATTCCGCCTGCACGTGCGCGCGGCACTGGCCGAGGGCGGCTTCACCCCCGACGACATCAAGGAAATCCTGCTGCAGCAGGCGATCTATTGCGGCGTGCCGGCGGCGAACCACGCCGTCAAGGAGGCCTCAGCGATTGTGCAGGAACTCGGCCTGCTCAAGAGCTAG